Below is a genomic region from Campylobacter geochelonis.
TGCAAACTCCACCTATAAATTTAGCGCAACTTAACTCAGGTAAAAAGGAGTTTTAGATGAAAAAAGTTTTGATTATTTTATTTGTTGGCTTTAATCTTTTGTTTGCAAATATCGAGGATTACAGCATTGCTACGTGGAACATGCAAGGCTCATCGGCCTCTACAGAAAGCAAATGGAATGTAAATATCAGGCAGCTAATTTCTGGTAACGGTTCGGCTGATATTTTGCTAGTTCAAGAAGCAGGAAGCTTGCCCATAAGCGCGCAATACACAGGAACTATCGTCCAGCCGGTTGGAGTTGGAATTCCTATAGATGAGTTTGCATGGAATTTAGGCACAGCTTCAAGACCAAATTTAGTATATATTTACTATTCTAGAGTCGATGTGGGCGCAAACAGAGTTAATTTAGCGATAGTTTCAAGAAGAAGAGCTGATGAAGTTATCGTTTTGCCTCCGCCAACTGTTGCTTCAAGACCCATTATAGGAATTCGTTTGGGAAATGACGCCTTTTTTAGCACTCATGCCCTTGCAAATGGCGGCACAGACGCACCTGCAATAGTTGAAAACGTTTATAGGTATTTTACAAATAGATCAAATATCAACTGGTTTATCGGTGGAGACTTTAACAGAAGCCCAGACTCCCTTTCAAGAGCGCTAGAACCTGCTGTAAGGGCTAGAGTTAATGTGATTTTTCCAAGTGGAGCTACGCAAAATAGTGGTGGAACGCTTGATTATGGCGTGGCTGGAAATTCATCTCAAGGTAGTTTTGTAAGTCCTGCGATTGCTGCTATATTAATGCTTGCAAATATGCGCTCACAAATCACATCAGACCACGTGCCTGTAAATTTTAGAAGATTTTAAGGAGTTTGAGATGAAAATTTTTATAAAGTTATTGTTGTTGGTTTTGCTATCTATCCCTAGTTTTTCTGATGAAAATGTCATGCCACTAGTTTCTATAAGAAGCCTTAAATCAGGCATTTTAATAGCATATGAAGATAACGCAAAGAATTTAATCGATAGAAATTGGCGAGTAAAAGATATAGTACTACCTTATGAGATAGGGAAAAATTATCCATTTGGCGCCGTTCAGTTTGTGCATCCAAGTATGAGTAATCTTTGTTTGGCATTAGATGGCGCTAAACTAACTACTATGGAGTGCAGCCTTATAAATGTTGGAGATTTTAGGACTGCTTTTTCGCTCTTGCCAACTGCTACTTCAGCAGTGCAGATTAAAGCGATTAACGACTTGAACGAATGCTTAAGTATGGGGAATTCAAGAACTGGAACGTCGTTTTCAAGGATGGGTTTAAGAAGTTGTGAAACAGATGAAAAATCAGACATTATTTTAGAAAATTTATTTGTTTTATCAGTGCCTATTTTAGACTCAAAACTAGTAAAATAATATTAAGTTATTAAATAAAACTTACTAAATTTATAAAATATATAAATCATAAAAAGTTTAAATTGATACAAAAATGTAGCTAAAATCTTAGCTACATCCCCTTCTTTCCAACTATAACCGCTATGGTTTTGACTATCGTTTTAAACTCAAGCCATAGCGACCAGTGTTTGATGTAGTATAAATCATACATTAGCTTTTGTCTAGCATCTTCGGCATTTTCTCCATATGGGTAGTTTACCTGCGCCCAACCAGTAATGCCTGGTGCTACAAGATGGCGTTCATGATAGTATGGCAGAGCTTTTTCATAATTTCTAACAAGTATATCCCACTCCGCTCTTGGTCCTATTAGGTGCATTTCACCACGAAAGATATTTTTGTATTGTGGGATTTCATCTATTCTAGCTTTGCGCATAAAATTTCCCATAGGAAAAATTCTGCTATCATTTTTTTCAGTATATGGGTTAAAGTGTGAGTCTTCATGCATAGTGCGATATTTATAGCATTTAAATGTTCTTGTATTTTGTCCAACTCTTGGTTGTATAAAGTAAATTTCACCAGGAGACTGCTCGCGAATTTTTTTCCTTACATAGTAGCCGATAGGTAGATTTATTAGCCACAAACAACCAGCACCAACTATATCAACACAACGTTTTAAAATATATTCAAATTTGGTATATGGTTGAATTTCTGCTAAGAAGTTTGCGTTGCTTTCATCTTTTGGTATGAAACACTTTTTTAGCTCTTTTTCCATGAATTGTTCTATGGTTATGATTCTAAGATTGTGTTTTCTAGTTCGAAACTGCAAAAGAGTCAGATACCTTATAATTTTTGGATCAAGCTTTGCTGATGTGTTTAGAATAAGATACTTATATTTATTTTTCTTGATAAAATTTCCTAGCTCTTTTCTTGCTTCGCTAGGTTCTTTGTCTTCATCTAAAAGTATATCAAAATGTTTAAATTTAAGAGCTAATTGTGCTTTTTCTCTATCTGTAAATTCGTGCCTTTTACCAAGAACTAGCAATACTTATCCTTTTACATATTTAAATTTTAGTATTTTACCATATTTATTTTTTTATAACAATAAATCCCAAATAGAGTAATTTTAAGATGAAATTTGCTAAAATGCAAAATTATTTGCCAAAGGAGTAGATTTTGCAAGAAAATATTAATGAATCTTATAAAGATGATGAGATAGATTTGTTTGAATTAATTAAAACGTTATGGTCGTATAGATACAAGATAGTTGTTACGACAGCTTGTTTTTTTATACTTGGATTTATTTATACACTTATTGCAACTCCTTGGTATAAGGCAAATGCGCTTGTTGAAGTTGGTTTTTATAGAGATTCACAAAATAGCGTAAATGAAATAATGCTCGCTAAAACTTCAGAAGTTGTCGAGAAACTAAAAGTAAAATATATCGATCTTTTAAAAGAAACCGAAGATAGAAATGAAAAAGTGCAAAGCATAAGCGCGGTAAAAAACAACCCTAAATTTTTTAACATCACAACTGTAGCTAAGAGTAACGAAGAGGCTATAAATTTGGTTAAAAAGATAGTCGGCGATGTATCGGTAGAGCATAAAAATACGCTTGATGGATACTTAAATTCACAAAAAATAGCCCTTGCAAATATAGACAGGCAGATAGAATTTCTTAAAAACAACCGCATAGTCGAGGTCGAACAGCAGATAAAAAATATCGAAAATAGTATGATTCCTCGTTTGGAGCGTCAACTTGCGTATTTGCAAAATAATACTATTCCTTCGGCTCAATTAGAAGTGGATAATATAAATAAAGTAAGCATCCCCGCTATAGATAAGAGGATAGATACATCGACTCAAGAGTTGGCTAAATATGAAAAAGATTTAGAAAGATTAAAAAATATTATTCCAAAGACAAATGGCGCAAAATTAACACTTTTATATCTGCAAGAACAAAATTTAAACTCAAATATCTCTTCGGTTAATGATAGGTTGATTTATTTAGAACAGCAAAAAGAACAACTCATGACTAAGACATTGCCAGATGCTTATAACAGACTAGATAATCTTAGAAATGTTATGCTTATAAATTCTCAAGCAGATATCGATAATATCAAAAATGACACGTTGCCAACTCTTCAAAGACAGCTTTATACCTTGCAAACTCAAGAACTTAGCGCGCTTTTAGATAAAAGGGCTATCGTCGAACTATCGTTAAAACCGTTTAACTATAAAAATACAAACATAGTTAGTGATATAGTCACTTCAAAAACCCCAGAAAAGCCTAAAAAACCTATTATTTTAGCTATTTCTTTGATGGCTGGTTTTATACTTTCGGTATTTGGAGTTTTGGTTTATGATGCTTTTAAAAAGAGGATAAAAAATAACTAAATTTTGCTACAAAATAGAATAATTTTATAGCAGATACTACTTTGGATTTTTGAGTAGATAGTTGGCAAATTTAGCTTTTAAAATTTGCCAATTTGGCTTTTTCCATGGTTGCTTTGGGCTTGTAAATTAGAGCAATTAGCTTTTATAGATTTTGTGCTGTGATAAAATCAAAATTTTTAGTTATTTTTTTGCTTGTAATTAGAATTTTGATACAGATTTTTTATTGCAAAACGAGTTTCTTAAAGTGAAATTTTTATGCCCGTTTTAATGCTTAAACAAAAATTTTAGAGACTGAAATTTATCTTTATAAATCATCTATTTTGTAAATAAATATACTGGTACTTTTAAAAATAACAGTTAATTGGGCTTAAATTTTAAACTTGTTTTGCTAAATTAATTTTTTGCCACTATTTTATAACTATATAATTTATCTTTATAAAAAGCCTTTGTAAAATAATATATAGTTTATTTTTTAGCTAAATTTATATATTTGGGAGTATTTTTAAATGCTTGACTAAATTTATTTGTTTTATCTGAAATCTGGAAATTTAGAGCTACAATGCAAAATTAAGTAAATGTAATATAAATTTAAATGATAACAATTTTAATATTATGTTAGCTATTTTTATGAATAATTCTCAAATTTTCATTGACAAATGGCGCTAAAGCCTAACTAAAATTGAAGTATTTAGCAAATTTTCATTTTGAGACTCTGGAGTGTTATTATTGTTTTTGTTGTTTAAGTAAATTTTAATAAATAATCATAATGACAATATCGCAAACACGCATGAAAAACTAAAGAAACTTAGCTATAAAATACGCAAAATTAGCCTAGCAATCACGCAAAAGCAAAAAGCATTTTTCGCGAATAAGTAGCTTTTGGCTTATAAATGGTAAATTCTCAAACTAGTTTATATTTAAAATTTATATCAAACACAAATAAATTCACGCAAACAGCCTAAAATCCTCGCCAAATAGTATTTTCTTACATTTTCATCATTTGCTACTTCATCTGCCGTGCCACTAGTTAGTAAGCTTCCATCTTTTATCACATAAGCTCGGTCGCAAATCGCAAGAGTCTCTCTTACGTTATGATCTGTTATCAAAATACCGATATTTAGCCTTTTTAGCTCTTTTATTATATTTTGTATGTCAGCTACTGCGATAGGATCAACTCCAGCAAACGGCTCATCAAGAAGCAAAAATTTTGGCGTTATCACAAGACTTCTAGCTATCTCGCAACGTCTTCTCTCGCCACCACTTAAGCTCACTCCTAAACGGTTTCTGATAGGTTCGATGTTTAAAAGACTTAGCATTTCATCTACTTTAGCTCTTGCTTCATTTTTATCTTTATATACAACTTCAGCAGCTAAAAGTAGGTTTTCTTCCACGCTTAAATCCTTAAAAACGCTACTTTCTTGAGGCAAGTATCCAATACCTAGCTTTGCTCGCTTGTGCAAAGAAACCTTTGTAACAAGCTCATTATCAAGCTTTATATCGCCTTTTGTTGGCGAAATAAGTCCGCATATCATATAAAAAGTTGTCGTTTTGCCAGCCCCATTTGGTCCAAGAAGTCCTACAACCTCGCCACTTTGAACATCAAGTGAAATGCCTTTTATAATATTTGTTTTTTTAATAGTTTTTTCTAAATTTATAACTTCAAGTTTATGCATAACTTACCTTATATTTTCTTTTTTTATCTAAATTTTCTATCTCAACCACGCAGTAATCAAGCCCAAATTTTTCTAGCAGCTTCATTAAATTTTCATCGCCCCACTCAACAAGATGAAGCCCGTCTTCAAAAAAATTCTCATATAAACCGTTTTTTAAAATTCCCTCAAAGCCACTATTATAAATATCATAGTGATAAATTTCGCCATAATTTTGCATTACAGAAAATGTCGGTGAAGTCGCCACTTCGCTAATGCCGTGAAATTTAACTATTTGCTTTACAAGAGTCGTTTTCCCGCTTGCTAAATTGCCTTTAAGCACGATAACTCCATCTTTTGGCAAAATTTTAACTAAATTTAAAAGCTCGTTTTCGCTTAAAATTAACTCAAATTTCTTTGACATACTTTTCTTGTTCGCTTTTTGGTGTGTTTTTGGTAGTTGGAAAGCCTAAAACTTCATAACTAACTTCGCGAGTTAGAAATTTTATAGTGATAACATCGCCTATTTTAAGCACTTTACTTGCTTTTGCAACCACTCCATTTACGCTAACTACGCCGCTTTTACACATATCTTCAGATATTGCTCGTCTTTTTGTGATATTAACCACGTTTAAAAATTTATCTATTCTCATAACCTAGCATTTTAACTAAATTTGGCTTAAAAAGAGCAGTATTTACTCAAATTTAAACAAATTTAGGCTAGAATATAGCTTAAAATTTTACTAAAAAGGCTTGACTATGAAAAATGGTGTTAAAAAGGTTGTTTTGGCGTATTCTGGAGGACTTGATACAAGTATTATCTTAAAATGGCTTGGCGATAACTATGGTTGTGAAGTTGTAACTTTTACTGCTGATATAGGGCAAAATGAAGACTTAGCTCCAGTAAAAGATAAAGCTATAAAACTTGGTATAAAACCTGAAAATATTTTCATACAAGACTTAAAAGAGGAATTTGTAAGAGACTACGTTTTTCCTATGTTTAGGGCAAATGCGGTGTATGAGGGCGAGTATCTTTTAGGAACTTCTATCGCGCGTCCACTTATCGCTAAGCATTTAGTCCAGATAGCTAAAGAAACTGGCGGGGATGCTATAAGCCATGGTGCAACTGGCAAAGGAAATGATCAAGTAAGATTTGAGCTTGGAGCTTACGCTTTGATGCCTGATGTAAAAGTCATCGCTCCTTGGAGAGAATGGGACTTAAATAGTCGTGAAAAACTTTTAGCTTATGCTGAGAAAAATGGCATTGCCATAGAGAAAAAACCAGGAAAATCTCCATATTCGATGGATGCAAATTTACTTCACATCTCTTATGAAGGGCTTGTTTTAGAAGATCCAAACCACGCTCCAGAAGATGATATGTGGAGATGGACAACAGATCCAAAACTAGCGCCAAATGAGAGCGAAACTATAGAAATAGAGTATAAAAATGGCGATCCAGTTGCTCTAAATGGCAAAGCGCTAAAACCGCATGAAATGCTTGATGAGCTTAACAAACTTGGTGCAAAACACGGTATAGGCAGACTTGATCTTGTAGAAAACCGTTATGTAGGTATGAAATCACGTGGATGTTACGAAACTCCAGGTGGCACGATAATGCTAAAAGCTCACCGCGCAATCGAAAGTTTAACCCTTGATAGAGGTGCGGCTCACCTAAAAGATGAAATCATGCCAAAATACGCAGAACTTATTTATAATGGTTTTTGGTTTAGCCCAGAAAGAGTGATGCTTCAAGCATTAATCGACGAGAGTCAAAAGCACGTAAATGGCACTGTTAGACTTGAACTTTATAAAGGAAATGTTTTTGTAAAAGGTCGTGAGAGTAAAACTGACAGCTTGTTTAATGTCGATTTTAGCACATTTGAAGAGGACGCGGTGTTTGATCAAAAAGATGCAAACGGCTTTATAAAACTAAGTGCGCTTAGATTTATCATCGCAGGAAAAAGTGGAAGAAAATTTTAAATTTAAAGGAAATATATGAAGGTATTGTTAATAAAAGATGTAAAAGGGCTTGGTAAAGCAGGCGAGATTAAAGAGGTAAAAGATGGATATGGAAATAACTTTTTGATAGGAAAAGGGTTTGCCAAATCTGCAACTACCGATGTTTTACGTCAATTTGAAGCTGCTAAACAAAGACAAGCGGAAGACCAAAGATATGAAGTTGAAAGCCTAAATTCGCTAAAAACTGAGCTTGAAAAAGTAAGAGTTAAAATAGCAAAACAAGTTGGAGCAAATGGCGCACTTTTTGGTTCGATTACAAAAGATGAAATCGCAGCCGCACTAAAAGAGCAAAAAAACTTAGAAGTAGATAAAAAAGCTCTTGATTTAGGGCATGTTAAAACAACTGGAATTTATGATGTAAATGTCAAATTTAAACACGGAATTTCAGCTAAATTTGAGATAGAAGTGGTGGCAGAGTAGTGTTTCACGCAACAACCATACTTGCATACAAAGGTAAAAATGGCTCAGTTATTGGCGGAGATGGACAAGTTACTTTTGGAAATACTGTGCTAAAAGGAAATGCAACCAAAATCCGTAAAATCGGCAAGGATGAGAGTGTTCTTGCTGGTTTTGCTGGAAGTACTGCAGATGCGTTTAACCTTTTTGATATGTTTGAAGGGTGCTTAAATTCGGCTAAGGGTGAACTTTTGCGAGCTGTGATTGAATTTAGCAAAGAGTGGCGAAAAGATAAGTATTTAAGAAAACTTGAAGCTATGATGCTAGTAGTTGATAGGAAAAATATCTTTTTGTTAAGTGGAACTGGCGATGTAGTTGAGCCTGATGATGGCAAACTTGCAGCCATTGGAAGTGGTGGAAACTACGCACTATCTGCGGCTCGTGCGTTGGATAAATTTGGAAGTTTAAACGAAGAAGAACTTGTCAAAGAGAGCCTTAAAATAGCAGGAGAAATTTGCATTTATACAAACGAAAGTATAAAAACATATGCCATTTGGGATGAAAAAAAATGATGACACCAAAACAGATAGTTGAAGTTTTAGACGACTATGTAATCGGTCAAAAAGAGGCTAAAAAAATTATAGCAGTTGCGCTTAGAAATCGCTACAGGCGCATGAAGTTAAGCGATGAGCTGCGAGATGAAGTTATACCAAAAAATATACTTATGATAGGCTCAACTGGCGTTGGAAAAACTGAAATAGCAAGAAGACTTTCAAAGATGTTTGGTTTGCCATTTATCAAAGTTGAAGCTAGTAAATACACAGAAGTTGGCTTTGTTGGGCGCGATGTAGAGTCGATGGTAAGAGATCTTGCTGCTGCGGCTGTAAATTTAGTAAAAAACGAAGAGCTAGAAAAAAGTCGCGAAAAAATTAATGAATATATCGAGAAAAAAATCATAGAAAAAGTTCTTCCACCGCTTCCAAAAGGTGCAAGCGAAGATAAGTTAAATGATTATCAAAAAAGCTATGAAAAGATGGTGACTAAATTTGGAAATGGCGATTTGGATGATTTGGTTATCGAGATTGAAATCAACGAAAATAGCTTTGAAGCAAACTCAAGTGTTCCGCCAGAAATGGCAAATATGCAAGAAAGTTTTATAAAAGTTATAGGGATTGCTAATAAAAAAAGCAAAAAAGAACTTAAGATAAAAGATGCTAAAAATGCATTAAAATCAGAAGCTAGCGAGAAGGTGTTAAATTTAGACGCTATTAAATCTGAAGCGATTAGAAGAGCCGAAAACGAAGGCATAATCTTTATAGATGAGATAGATAAAGTAGCTGTTGCAAGTGGTAGTTCAAACAGACAAGATCCAAGCAAAGAGGGCGTTCAGCGTGATTTGCTTCCGATAGTTGAAGGCTCAAGCGTAAATACTAAATTTGGAAACATAAACACAGATCACATTTTATTTATAGCGGCTGGAGCATTTCATATAAGTAAACCAAGCGATTTGATACCAGAGCTTCAGGGACGTTTTCCTCTTCGTGTTGAGCTTGATAGTTTAGATGAAAATGCACTTTTTGAAATTTTAACTAAGCCAAAAAACTCACTTTTAAAGCAATATAGCGCACT
It encodes:
- a CDS encoding cytolethal distending toxin subunit B family protein; the protein is MKKVLIILFVGFNLLFANIEDYSIATWNMQGSSASTESKWNVNIRQLISGNGSADILLVQEAGSLPISAQYTGTIVQPVGVGIPIDEFAWNLGTASRPNLVYIYYSRVDVGANRVNLAIVSRRRADEVIVLPPPTVASRPIIGIRLGNDAFFSTHALANGGTDAPAIVENVYRYFTNRSNINWFIGGDFNRSPDSLSRALEPAVRARVNVIFPSGATQNSGGTLDYGVAGNSSQGSFVSPAIAAILMLANMRSQITSDHVPVNFRRF
- a CDS encoding sugar transferase, giving the protein MLVLGKRHEFTDREKAQLALKFKHFDILLDEDKEPSEARKELGNFIKKNKYKYLILNTSAKLDPKIIRYLTLLQFRTRKHNLRIITIEQFMEKELKKCFIPKDESNANFLAEIQPYTKFEYILKRCVDIVGAGCLWLINLPIGYYVRKKIREQSPGEIYFIQPRVGQNTRTFKCYKYRTMHEDSHFNPYTEKNDSRIFPMGNFMRKARIDEIPQYKNIFRGEMHLIGPRAEWDILVRNYEKALPYYHERHLVAPGITGWAQVNYPYGENAEDARQKLMYDLYYIKHWSLWLEFKTIVKTIAVIVGKKGM
- a CDS encoding Wzz/FepE/Etk N-terminal domain-containing protein, giving the protein MQENINESYKDDEIDLFELIKTLWSYRYKIVVTTACFFILGFIYTLIATPWYKANALVEVGFYRDSQNSVNEIMLAKTSEVVEKLKVKYIDLLKETEDRNEKVQSISAVKNNPKFFNITTVAKSNEEAINLVKKIVGDVSVEHKNTLDGYLNSQKIALANIDRQIEFLKNNRIVEVEQQIKNIENSMIPRLERQLAYLQNNTIPSAQLEVDNINKVSIPAIDKRIDTSTQELAKYEKDLERLKNIIPKTNGAKLTLLYLQEQNLNSNISSVNDRLIYLEQQKEQLMTKTLPDAYNRLDNLRNVMLINSQADIDNIKNDTLPTLQRQLYTLQTQELSALLDKRAIVELSLKPFNYKNTNIVSDIVTSKTPEKPKKPIILAISLMAGFILSVFGVLVYDAFKKRIKNN
- the lptB gene encoding LPS export ABC transporter ATP-binding protein, producing MHKLEVINLEKTIKKTNIIKGISLDVQSGEVVGLLGPNGAGKTTTFYMICGLISPTKGDIKLDNELVTKVSLHKRAKLGIGYLPQESSVFKDLSVEENLLLAAEVVYKDKNEARAKVDEMLSLLNIEPIRNRLGVSLSGGERRRCEIARSLVITPKFLLLDEPFAGVDPIAVADIQNIIKELKRLNIGILITDHNVRETLAICDRAYVIKDGSLLTSGTADEVANDENVRKYYLARILGCLREFICV
- the tsaE gene encoding tRNA (adenosine(37)-N6)-threonylcarbamoyltransferase complex ATPase subunit type 1 TsaE, yielding MSKKFELILSENELLNLVKILPKDGVIVLKGNLASGKTTLVKQIVKFHGISEVATSPTFSVMQNYGEIYHYDIYNSGFEGILKNGLYENFFEDGLHLVEWGDENLMKLLEKFGLDYCVVEIENLDKKRKYKVSYA
- a CDS encoding S4 domain-containing protein, with the translated sequence MRIDKFLNVVNITKRRAISEDMCKSGVVSVNGVVAKASKVLKIGDVITIKFLTREVSYEVLGFPTTKNTPKSEQEKYVKEI
- a CDS encoding argininosuccinate synthase; the protein is MKNGVKKVVLAYSGGLDTSIILKWLGDNYGCEVVTFTADIGQNEDLAPVKDKAIKLGIKPENIFIQDLKEEFVRDYVFPMFRANAVYEGEYLLGTSIARPLIAKHLVQIAKETGGDAISHGATGKGNDQVRFELGAYALMPDVKVIAPWREWDLNSREKLLAYAEKNGIAIEKKPGKSPYSMDANLLHISYEGLVLEDPNHAPEDDMWRWTTDPKLAPNESETIEIEYKNGDPVALNGKALKPHEMLDELNKLGAKHGIGRLDLVENRYVGMKSRGCYETPGGTIMLKAHRAIESLTLDRGAAHLKDEIMPKYAELIYNGFWFSPERVMLQALIDESQKHVNGTVRLELYKGNVFVKGRESKTDSLFNVDFSTFEEDAVFDQKDANGFIKLSALRFIIAGKSGRKF
- the rplI gene encoding 50S ribosomal protein L9, which codes for MKVLLIKDVKGLGKAGEIKEVKDGYGNNFLIGKGFAKSATTDVLRQFEAAKQRQAEDQRYEVESLNSLKTELEKVRVKIAKQVGANGALFGSITKDEIAAALKEQKNLEVDKKALDLGHVKTTGIYDVNVKFKHGISAKFEIEVVAE
- the hslV gene encoding ATP-dependent protease subunit HslV, with the protein product MFHATTILAYKGKNGSVIGGDGQVTFGNTVLKGNATKIRKIGKDESVLAGFAGSTADAFNLFDMFEGCLNSAKGELLRAVIEFSKEWRKDKYLRKLEAMMLVVDRKNIFLLSGTGDVVEPDDGKLAAIGSGGNYALSAARALDKFGSLNEEELVKESLKIAGEICIYTNESIKTYAIWDEKK
- the hslU gene encoding HslU--HslV peptidase ATPase subunit, with product MMTPKQIVEVLDDYVIGQKEAKKIIAVALRNRYRRMKLSDELRDEVIPKNILMIGSTGVGKTEIARRLSKMFGLPFIKVEASKYTEVGFVGRDVESMVRDLAAAAVNLVKNEELEKSREKINEYIEKKIIEKVLPPLPKGASEDKLNDYQKSYEKMVTKFGNGDLDDLVIEIEINENSFEANSSVPPEMANMQESFIKVIGIANKKSKKELKIKDAKNALKSEASEKVLNLDAIKSEAIRRAENEGIIFIDEIDKVAVASGSSNRQDPSKEGVQRDLLPIVEGSSVNTKFGNINTDHILFIAAGAFHISKPSDLIPELQGRFPLRVELDSLDENALFEILTKPKNSLLKQYSALLETEGVNLEFSQDGIKAIAKYSAKTNEKVEDIGARRLHTVLERVLEDISYSADEFSGQTVVVDDNLVSKKLNKIVKDEDLAKYIL